ACGCGAGCGGCCGCGTCACGTGGCCGGGCGTCATTCGTGTAGATTCTTGCTGAGAAGCAAACTGTTGTGTGGCCCTGACAAGTGCCGAATGAGTTCTGGTAACGCCTCGAACGTCAGCTGGCAGAAACAGCAGTTAAACCGACCGGGTGTGTTCGTCCGCCCGTCATTCTCGCTGGATGATATCACGTTGCGATGTACAGAACACAAATGTTTCAGTAAGTGAGCTTTCTGTTTAAACATAGCAACGCAGAGTCGACAAGCAAACGGTTTCTCTCCGGTGTGCACTCGTAAGTGAGTCTTGAGATTCCACGACATTCCGAACTGCTTGCCACAATATTCACAACGGTATTCTCGGACCGGTGCTTGTTTACTTGAACCTTGATCGTGTTCCGTCGATGGTGCTTCGTCTCCACCCATTTGTGGCTGGCACAACCACGGACCCCACGATCCAGCACTTGGAGGTCGATATTTGAGAGCATCCTCGTGCGTAGCCGTAGGGGGAGTAGCACTCCTCTCGGGTAAATACGGCGGTGCTGAAGTACTCAGTGGGTGCATGACTCCAAGCCGAGCGCTAGCAACAGCGGCGGCACTACCGGGTCCTTGTGTATACCGCAGATGTGCTATTTCTTCTAAGTAACTTGGGGGGAATGATACAAACGGAGGATTCTGTGAGGGAGAGTTGTGGAAGCCAGGTCTTCTTTTCCGATGGGGTGTGACAACGTAGTTTTCGGGAGACGTCTGAACAAGTGATATGAGGTCTTGATCAGGAGGCTTAAGATGCGCGTAATCCTCTAATTTGACAGTTCGTAAATCTAGTTCTGGTGGTTCTAAGTAATGTGATTTCCTTTTAGCTCTTTCGATTCCTCGTCCTAGCCGGTCGCTTAGTAGTTGTCTCCTGTAGTGCGTCTCTTGTGGTTGATCTTCCTGGCTCGATGATGTGGATCTTCTCCTTGCAATGTTCTGTAATAAAAAGGAGTAAATgtttatatttgtctgtttaCCTGCATAAAACTTAATGTTGATTATTCTAAACAACTTTGTTACATACCTTGGCCGCAACTGTTTCCACATCAACGTCTTGTGAGTCATCGTGTTCACTGCCTGTGTTTTCTGAATTCCTTGCTACTGACAAGTTAACCGGGTTTGAAGAGCTTCGTCGTCGTGCCATAAGTCGTCCACATTCCTTGTCTCTGTTTTCTCCatcttgttcttcttcttctcttTCGTCATTACTACTGGTTgacatattttctttctttatacTCATGTTTTCATCGCCTTTGTCTTTGCTGTATCCTGCACCAGGGGTGGCGAGTTCACTCTCTGAATGTGAGGACCCTGATGGTGCATCGTGTTTACTGCTCTCATTGCTATTAATATCTGTTTTCAAAGCTTTTGATTTTAGTCGCTCGCACGATCGGTTGCGTTCTTCTGCCTGTTGTCGTTCCTTTGTTGATTTCCATACGTCCGATTTGATTTCTAGTAATTCGAACAACTCTTGCATATCATCTATTTCACCAGACTGCAAAAGATAGACGTAATGATTAATATCCTTGTTAGATTAATGAAATGCAAATGTTAAGTAGGAGTCTGACGCGTTACTcggaatttaattaatattatgataatatagtagtgtagtgaATAGTTAAACAGGTTGGATGCTAACCTCAATGTAGGCTTGGCCGCTGTACAAGAATACAAGGAGATGCCTCATGAGAGTGCTGCTGATGCCCGACATGTGAATCGTGACCGGACTCTCCACAGACGGCGTATCATCCAGTATTTTCCtggaaaacaaacaattaattagCCTTGCATTTTTCATAGAACCTTAGATATGTTAATAACTTTACtctgaataaaatattgcaGGTGCTAGTAGTCaagtaattgtaattttattcatatatcCTGGTCTAAAGTCCAGATAAAATAGTATGTATCTATCTTCCGTGTACTCATTACCTTACACCTACAAGATACCAGTTACTTCAATGTTATTGGATTGGCTTACCAATTAaccttattaaataattaagattAGATTACAGTGTGGTGGTCTCTTCGAGATCTATCGTTAGTTGTACTCGTAGTGAAAATAGGCAATATATGATGGACACAATACATATTAAAAGCCCTTGGTGAACTGAAGTAACTGATCTTACATGTTCCAGAATACTAATAAGATAACAGTATAATTTTCAAGGATGAAAGTTCCCAAGTATTACCTGATGAGAGGGCTAGCGGCAGCCATGACGATCCTGTGCGCCGCCAGCGGCACAGCGTCGTCGCAGACCAGTACCAGGTCCGAGTAGCGGGCGCCACGCCACGCCGCCCCCACCTCGTTAAGGATGCAGGCGTGGTGCTTGCCGTACGTCAGAGTCAGCAGGCCCTCGCCCATCATTCCAGcactgaaacaaaacaaaacaccataAGCATCTGAAGACTACACTTCGCTCACTTTACTGACCCTGGTCAAATGAAAGATGATGCAGAATTAAATGACGGTAAACGAAAATACAACCGTGGTCTCTTGGTGAAGAATGCGACTCAGGGTGGGACGGTGGATGATTT
Above is a window of Helicoverpa zea isolate HzStark_Cry1AcR chromosome 1, ilHelZeax1.1, whole genome shotgun sequence DNA encoding:
- the LOC124645127 gene encoding transcription factor Ken isoform X1, whose translation is MFDSNILFNFYNEIANRSALQLASAGMMGEGLLTLTYGKHHACILNEVGAAWRGARYSDLVLVCDDAVPLAAHRIVMAAASPLIRKILDDTPSVESPVTIHMSGISSTLMRHLLVFLYSGQAYIESGEIDDMQELFELLEIKSDVWKSTKERQQAEERNRSCERLKSKALKTDINSNESSKHDAPSGSSHSESELATPGAGYSKDKGDENMSIKKENMSTSSNDEREEEEQDGENRDKECGRLMARRRSSSNPVNLSVARNSENTGSEHDDSQDVDVETVAAKNIARRRSTSSSQEDQPQETHYRRQLLSDRLGRGIERAKRKSHYLEPPELDLRTVKLEDYAHLKPPDQDLISLVQTSPENYVVTPHRKRRPGFHNSPSQNPPFVSFPPSYLEEIAHLRYTQGPGSAAAVASARLGVMHPLSTSAPPYLPERSATPPTATHEDALKYRPPSAGSWGPWLCQPQMGGDEAPSTEHDQGSSKQAPVREYRCEYCGKQFGMSWNLKTHLRVHTGEKPFACRLCVAMFKQKAHLLKHLCSVHRNVISSSENDGRTNTPGRFNCCFCQLTFEALPELIRHLSGPHNSLLLSKNLHE
- the LOC124645127 gene encoding transcription factor Ken isoform X2; translation: MMGEGLLTLTYGKHHACILNEVGAAWRGARYSDLVLVCDDAVPLAAHRIVMAAASPLIRKILDDTPSVESPVTIHMSGISSTLMRHLLVFLYSGQAYIESGEIDDMQELFELLEIKSDVWKSTKERQQAEERNRSCERLKSKALKTDINSNESSKHDAPSGSSHSESELATPGAGYSKDKGDENMSIKKENMSTSSNDEREEEEQDGENRDKECGRLMARRRSSSNPVNLSVARNSENTGSEHDDSQDVDVETVAAKNIARRRSTSSSQEDQPQETHYRRQLLSDRLGRGIERAKRKSHYLEPPELDLRTVKLEDYAHLKPPDQDLISLVQTSPENYVVTPHRKRRPGFHNSPSQNPPFVSFPPSYLEEIAHLRYTQGPGSAAAVASARLGVMHPLSTSAPPYLPERSATPPTATHEDALKYRPPSAGSWGPWLCQPQMGGDEAPSTEHDQGSSKQAPVREYRCEYCGKQFGMSWNLKTHLRVHTGEKPFACRLCVAMFKQKAHLLKHLCSVHRNVISSSENDGRTNTPGRFNCCFCQLTFEALPELIRHLSGPHNSLLLSKNLHE